The Streptomyces sp. NBC_00670 genome window below encodes:
- a CDS encoding DUF397 domain-containing protein — protein sequence MPPLTWQKSTYSAEAANCVYVATDPTGTVHLRESDTPDTTLTTSPAALHTLIRALTSTRGPK from the coding sequence ATGCCCCCTCTCACCTGGCAGAAGTCCACGTACAGCGCCGAGGCCGCCAACTGCGTCTACGTCGCCACCGACCCCACCGGCACCGTCCACCTACGCGAGAGCGACACCCCGGACACCACCCTCACCACCAGCCCCGCCGCCCTGCACACCCTGATACGCGCGCTCACTTCGACCCGCGGGCCGAAGTGA
- a CDS encoding sigma-70 family RNA polymerase sigma factor: protein MDDGTTIAQDPAQPPPEPLDARLERHRVELTGYCYRMLGSSFEAEDAVQDTMVRAWRSHDRFEGRSSLRSWLYRIATNVCLDMLNAGNKRARPMDLTESTPLARAALAPRPDHTWLEPVPDARVLPVTGDPAEAAVAKESVRLAFMAALQQLPPKQRAVLILREVLAWRASEVAELLGTSVASVNSALQRARATLAERPPGEGADAAVSDPLDEEQRKLLERYVAAFEGYDMTALTALLAEDAIMTMPPFDLWLRGPEDITGFMTTLGAACAGSHLVPVEVNGLPGFAQYKPDPEAGGFTAWAVQALEISSSEGSSAASGGRITGFHCFLDTQRWFPLFGLPLHLEGKPEETE from the coding sequence ATGGACGACGGCACGACAATCGCACAGGACCCGGCACAGCCACCGCCGGAACCCCTGGACGCCCGGCTCGAACGCCACCGCGTCGAGCTCACCGGCTACTGCTACCGCATGCTCGGCTCCTCCTTCGAGGCCGAGGACGCGGTCCAGGACACCATGGTCCGCGCCTGGCGCAGCCACGACCGCTTCGAGGGCCGCTCCAGCCTCCGCTCCTGGCTCTACCGCATCGCGACCAACGTCTGCCTGGACATGCTGAACGCCGGCAACAAACGGGCCCGCCCGATGGACCTCACGGAGTCCACCCCGCTCGCCCGGGCGGCGCTCGCCCCCCGCCCGGACCACACCTGGCTGGAGCCGGTCCCGGACGCCCGCGTCCTGCCGGTCACCGGCGACCCGGCGGAGGCGGCCGTGGCCAAGGAGTCCGTCCGGCTCGCCTTCATGGCCGCGCTCCAGCAACTGCCGCCCAAGCAGCGGGCGGTGCTGATCCTGCGCGAGGTGCTCGCCTGGCGGGCGAGCGAGGTCGCCGAACTCCTCGGCACGTCGGTCGCGTCGGTGAACAGCGCCCTCCAGCGGGCCCGCGCCACGCTCGCCGAGCGCCCGCCGGGGGAGGGCGCCGACGCCGCCGTCTCCGACCCGCTGGACGAGGAGCAGCGCAAGCTCCTCGAACGGTACGTCGCCGCGTTCGAGGGCTACGACATGACCGCGCTCACCGCCCTGCTGGCCGAGGACGCCATCATGACGATGCCGCCGTTCGACCTGTGGCTGCGCGGCCCGGAGGACATCACCGGGTTCATGACGACGCTCGGCGCGGCGTGCGCGGGGTCGCACCTGGTGCCGGTCGAGGTGAACGGGCTGCCCGGGTTCGCCCAGTACAAGCCGGATCCGGAGGCGGGCGGGTTCACCGCGTGGGCGGTGCAGGCGCTGGAGATCTCGTCGTCGGAAGGGTCCTCGGCGGCGTCAGGCGGCCGGATCACCGGGTTCCACTGCTTCCTCGACACCCAGCGGTGGTTCCCGCTGTTCGGGCTCCCGCTCCACCTCGAGGGGAAGCCCGAGGAGACCGAGTAG
- a CDS encoding STAS domain-containing protein, producing the protein MSCVVVRRLPTVDAETPPVLVLPPFVGRDDVGRLSRDVRARLESAGVGTVVVCDVSRVVTGGLGLVDVLARLQLAARRAGGRIRVRGPSPELRALLGLLGLPLEVEREPEQREPPLGVEEAVEPGDPAA; encoded by the coding sequence ATGAGTTGCGTCGTCGTTCGGCGTCTACCGACCGTGGACGCCGAGACACCCCCCGTACTGGTGCTGCCCCCGTTCGTCGGCCGGGACGACGTGGGACGGCTGAGCCGCGACGTCCGGGCGCGGCTGGAGTCCGCCGGGGTCGGCACCGTCGTCGTCTGTGACGTCAGCCGCGTCGTCACCGGCGGCCTCGGCCTCGTCGACGTCCTCGCCCGCCTCCAGCTCGCCGCCCGCCGGGCCGGCGGCCGCATCCGCGTCCGCGGCCCGTCGCCCGAGCTGCGCGCGCTACTCGGTCTCCTCGGGCTTCCCCTCGAGGTGGAGCGGGAGCCCGAACAGCGGGAACCACCGCTGGGTGTCGAGGAAGCAGTGGAACCCGGTGATCCGGCCGCCTGA
- a CDS encoding thymidine phosphorylase — translation MAMDAVSVIRAKRDGGELSAAQIDWVIDAYTRGEVADYQMAALNMAILLNGMERHEIARWTAAMIASGERMNFSTLSRPTADKHSTGGVGDKITLPLAPLVAACGAAVPQLSGRGLGHTGGTLDKLESIPGWRARLSNEEVLSVLDGVGAVICAAGDGLAPADKKLYALRDVTGTVESIPLIASSIMSKKIAEGTGSLVLDVKVGSGAFMKTVEDARELARTMVGLGTDHGVKTVALLTDMSTPLGLTAGNALEVRESVEVLAGGGPADVVELTLALAREMLDAAGLPDADPAKALADGSAMDVWRRMISAQGGDPDAALPTSREQHVVTAAASGVVARLDAYDIGVAAWRLGAGRARKEDPVQAAAGVELHAKPGDRVEQGQPLLTLHTDTPDRFEYALEALANACDIAAQGAEFNPTPVVLERIA, via the coding sequence ATGGCCATGGACGCCGTCTCCGTCATCCGCGCCAAGCGGGACGGCGGTGAGCTCAGCGCCGCGCAGATCGACTGGGTGATCGACGCGTACACCCGCGGCGAGGTCGCCGACTACCAGATGGCCGCCCTCAACATGGCGATCCTGCTCAACGGCATGGAGCGCCACGAGATCGCCCGCTGGACCGCCGCGATGATCGCCTCCGGCGAGCGCATGAACTTCTCCACGCTCTCCCGGCCCACCGCCGACAAGCACTCCACGGGCGGCGTCGGCGACAAGATCACGCTGCCGCTGGCCCCGCTGGTCGCCGCGTGCGGCGCGGCCGTGCCGCAGCTGTCCGGCCGGGGCCTCGGCCACACCGGCGGCACGCTCGACAAGCTGGAGTCGATCCCCGGCTGGCGCGCGCGGCTCTCCAACGAGGAGGTGCTGTCGGTGCTCGACGGCGTCGGCGCGGTGATCTGCGCGGCCGGTGACGGGCTCGCGCCCGCCGACAAGAAGCTGTACGCGCTGCGGGACGTGACCGGCACGGTTGAGTCGATCCCGCTGATCGCCTCCTCGATCATGTCGAAGAAGATCGCCGAGGGCACGGGTTCGCTGGTGCTCGACGTGAAGGTCGGCAGCGGTGCCTTCATGAAGACGGTGGAGGACGCGCGCGAGTTGGCCCGCACGATGGTGGGCCTGGGCACGGACCACGGCGTGAAGACGGTGGCCCTGCTCACGGACATGTCCACGCCGCTCGGCCTGACCGCGGGCAACGCGCTGGAGGTGCGCGAGTCGGTGGAGGTCCTCGCGGGCGGTGGCCCGGCGGACGTCGTCGAGCTGACGCTGGCGCTGGCCCGCGAGATGCTCGACGCGGCCGGGCTGCCCGACGCCGACCCGGCCAAGGCGCTGGCCGACGGCTCGGCGATGGACGTCTGGCGCCGCATGATCAGCGCGCAGGGCGGCGACCCGGACGCGGCGCTGCCGACGTCGCGGGAGCAGCACGTGGTCACGGCCGCGGCCTCGGGCGTCGTCGCCCGCCTCGACGCGTACGACATCGGCGTCGCCGCGTGGCGGCTGGGCGCCGGCCGCGCCCGCAAGGAGGACCCGGTCCAGGCGGCGGCCGGCGTGGAACTCCACGCCAAGCCCGGCGACCGGGTGGAGCAGGGCCAGCCCCTCCTCACCCTCCACACGGACACCCCCGACCGCTTCGAGTACGCCCTGGAGGCCCTGGCCAACGCCTGCGACATCGCCGCCCAGGGCGCCGAGTTCAACCCGACGCCGGTGGTCCTGGAACGCATCGCCTGA
- a CDS encoding helix-turn-helix domain-containing protein: MPPAPGATLRQQRLGAELRKLRERAGLTSTAAASLLGGPQARISNIEAGRYAVSADRVRALARNYDCGDDAYVDALAGMTGGRRRGWWDEYRDTLPSGLLDLAELEHHATALRVAVTVHMPGLLQTLEHARATMREAVPPLRPHEVEHRVSYRLKRQAVLFDSPATPYTAVVHEAALRMGFGGPDVARAQLAHLLAMSEEPTINLLVIPFGQTGFPASGQPITYATGPVPQLDTVVLDSDHGCEFLDAEAQLARYRSVVDRMESRALTETQSRTLISRIIGTL; encoded by the coding sequence ATGCCACCGGCCCCCGGCGCGACCCTGCGCCAGCAGCGTCTTGGCGCCGAGCTACGCAAGCTCCGTGAGCGCGCGGGACTCACCTCGACTGCGGCGGCCTCTCTTCTGGGCGGCCCGCAGGCACGGATCAGCAACATCGAAGCCGGTCGCTACGCAGTCAGCGCCGACCGCGTGCGCGCGTTGGCACGCAATTACGACTGCGGTGACGACGCCTATGTCGACGCCCTCGCCGGAATGACGGGAGGCCGCAGGCGCGGCTGGTGGGACGAATACCGCGACACTCTGCCGTCCGGCCTGCTGGACCTGGCCGAACTCGAACACCATGCGACGGCGTTGCGTGTGGCCGTCACCGTACACATGCCGGGTCTGCTGCAGACGCTGGAGCACGCACGGGCCACCATGCGCGAGGCGGTTCCACCCTTGCGTCCGCACGAGGTGGAGCACCGCGTCTCCTACCGCCTCAAGCGCCAGGCCGTACTGTTCGACTCTCCGGCGACCCCGTACACAGCCGTCGTCCATGAGGCCGCACTGCGCATGGGATTCGGCGGGCCCGACGTGGCTCGCGCACAGCTCGCCCATCTCCTGGCAATGAGCGAAGAGCCCACGATCAACCTCCTGGTGATCCCCTTCGGGCAGACGGGCTTCCCTGCCTCGGGTCAGCCCATCACCTACGCGACAGGTCCGGTTCCGCAACTCGACACCGTGGTTCTGGACTCGGACCACGGCTGCGAATTCCTGGACGCGGAGGCCCAGTTGGCCCGGTACCGGTCCGTAGTGGACCGCATGGAGTCCCGCGCGCTGACCGAAACCCAGTCCCGAACCCTCATCAGTCGCATCATCGGAACGCTCTGA
- a CDS encoding ABC transporter permease, with translation MKKFDKERVLLAVAGPVIALVLAIALTSVVLLASDRNPFEPYRLMLQQASYSDVQVLIVNQASMYYIAAIAVALGFRMNLFNIGVDGQYRLAVVMTAVVGAHVALPNFLQVPLLLLVAMGTGALWAGIAGALKVTRGVSEVVATIMLNSIATAVIGYVTLAHVWGVQLGNNMTTGVMRKSGWIPGIDLGADVGEIYGLVFLAILLGVAYWLVLNRTRFGFDLRATGESETAAAASGVNAKRMVFVSMVISGAVAGLAGLPLLLGDTHTYSLSFPAGLGFTAIGIALLGRNNPGGIALAALLWALLDKASPALDYATPVAYEKEIATIMQGLIVFAVVISYEAVRQWGLRRQQKRVGAELAAAALKNSEKKEVAAR, from the coding sequence ATGAAGAAGTTCGACAAGGAGCGGGTGCTCCTGGCAGTGGCCGGACCGGTCATCGCGCTCGTCCTGGCGATCGCGCTGACCTCCGTCGTCCTGCTCGCCTCGGACCGCAACCCGTTCGAGCCGTACCGGCTGATGCTCCAGCAGGCGTCGTACTCCGACGTGCAGGTGCTGATCGTCAACCAGGCGTCGATGTACTACATCGCCGCGATCGCGGTCGCCCTCGGCTTCCGCATGAACCTGTTCAACATCGGCGTCGACGGCCAGTACCGCCTCGCCGTCGTGATGACCGCCGTGGTCGGCGCCCACGTGGCGCTGCCCAACTTCCTCCAGGTCCCGCTGCTGCTGCTGGTCGCGATGGGCACCGGCGCGCTGTGGGCCGGCATCGCGGGGGCGCTGAAGGTGACCCGGGGCGTCAGCGAGGTCGTCGCGACGATCATGCTGAACTCCATCGCCACCGCCGTCATCGGCTACGTCACCCTCGCGCACGTCTGGGGCGTCCAGCTCGGCAACAACATGACGACCGGCGTGATGCGCAAGTCCGGCTGGATCCCGGGCATCGACCTCGGCGCGGACGTCGGCGAGATCTACGGCCTGGTCTTCCTCGCCATCCTGCTGGGCGTCGCCTACTGGCTCGTCCTCAACCGCACCCGGTTCGGCTTCGACCTGCGCGCCACCGGCGAGTCCGAGACCGCCGCCGCGGCCTCCGGCGTCAACGCCAAGCGCATGGTGTTCGTCTCCATGGTGATCTCCGGCGCGGTGGCGGGCCTGGCCGGGCTGCCGCTGCTGCTCGGCGACACCCACACCTACAGCCTCAGCTTCCCCGCCGGTCTCGGCTTCACCGCCATCGGCATCGCCCTGCTGGGCCGCAACAACCCCGGCGGCATCGCGCTCGCCGCACTGCTGTGGGCCCTGCTGGACAAGGCCTCGCCCGCCCTCGACTACGCGACCCCGGTGGCGTACGAGAAGGAGATCGCGACGATCATGCAGGGCCTGATCGTCTTCGCGGTCGTCATCTCCTACGAGGCCGTACGGCAGTGGGGGCTGCGCCGCCAGCAGAAGCGGGTCGGCGCGGAACTCGCCGCGGCCGCACTGAAGAACTCCGAGAAGAAGGAGGTGGCGGCCCGATGA
- a CDS encoding N-acetylneuraminate synthase family protein, with amino-acid sequence MSTYSRIRTFGDREAGPGRPVYITGEIGINHNGELDNAFKLIDVAAEAGCDAVKFQKRTPEICTPRDQWDIERDTPWGRMTYIDYRHRVEFGEDEYRQIDAYCKEKGIAWFASPWDTEAVAFLEKFDVPAHKVASASLTDDELLRELRATGRTVILSTGMSTPKQIRHAVEVLGSDNILMCHATSTYPAQAEELNLRVINTLQQEYPNVPIGYSGHETGLQTTLAAVALGAAFVERHITLDRAMWGSDQAASVEPQGLTRLVRDIRTIEASLGDGVKKVYDSELGPMKKLRRVSGVVAEAEIAAAAGEPVAV; translated from the coding sequence ATGAGCACGTACTCCCGCATCCGCACGTTCGGTGACCGCGAGGCCGGCCCCGGCCGCCCCGTCTACATCACCGGCGAGATCGGCATCAACCACAACGGCGAGCTCGACAACGCCTTCAAGCTGATCGACGTGGCCGCCGAGGCCGGCTGCGACGCGGTCAAGTTCCAGAAGCGCACGCCCGAGATCTGCACCCCGCGCGACCAGTGGGACATCGAGCGCGACACCCCCTGGGGCCGGATGACCTACATCGACTACCGCCACCGCGTCGAGTTCGGCGAGGACGAGTACCGCCAGATCGACGCGTACTGCAAGGAGAAGGGGATCGCCTGGTTCGCCTCCCCGTGGGACACCGAGGCCGTCGCCTTCCTGGAGAAGTTCGACGTCCCCGCCCACAAGGTGGCCTCCGCCTCCCTGACCGACGACGAGCTGCTGCGCGAGCTGCGCGCGACCGGCCGTACGGTCATCCTCTCCACCGGCATGTCCACGCCGAAGCAGATCCGGCACGCGGTGGAGGTGCTGGGCAGCGACAACATCCTGATGTGCCACGCCACGTCGACCTACCCGGCGCAGGCCGAGGAGCTGAACCTCCGCGTCATCAACACCCTCCAGCAGGAGTACCCGAACGTCCCGATCGGCTACTCCGGCCACGAGACGGGCCTGCAGACCACGCTGGCCGCGGTCGCGCTCGGCGCCGCGTTCGTCGAGCGGCACATCACCCTCGACCGCGCGATGTGGGGCTCCGACCAGGCCGCCTCCGTCGAGCCGCAGGGCCTCACGCGCCTGGTCCGCGACATCCGCACCATCGAGGCCTCCCTCGGCGACGGCGTGAAGAAGGTCTACGACTCCGAGCTCGGCCCGATGAAGAAGCTGCGCCGCGTCTCCGGTGTCGTCGCGGAGGCGGAGATCGCCGCGGCCGCGGGCGAGCCGGTCGCGGTCTGA
- a CDS encoding amidohydrolase, whose translation MSPESEADIPGNAVLPGALPAALHAELVAFRRDLHMHPELGHQEFRTTAAIKARLEKAGLTPRVLDGGTGLVCDIGETGERAGGPILALRADIDALPIPDTKADCAYRSTVPDRAHACGHDVHTTVVLGTALVLAELHREGRLPRGVRMIFQPAEEVLPGGASDVIASGALDGVGRIIAVHCDPKVDAGRIGLRYGAITSACDRVEIALDGPGGHTARPHQTTDLVTAAARVALDVPALVRNRVDARSGLSVTWGRIESGHAPNVIPQHAELSGTVRCLDLDAWRIAPDVVHAAVDEIAGMYRAKSEINYIRGVPPVVNDPVVAELLRDAMTARRGGDSVEDTPQSLGGEDFSWYLEHVPGAMARLGVRRPGDLTVRDLHQGDFDADEQAITVGVEMFTAAALLHPDH comes from the coding sequence ATGTCCCCAGAGTCCGAGGCCGACATCCCGGGGAACGCTGTGCTCCCCGGCGCACTGCCCGCCGCCCTGCACGCCGAGCTCGTGGCCTTCCGCCGCGATCTGCACATGCACCCGGAGCTCGGCCACCAGGAGTTCCGTACGACCGCCGCGATCAAGGCCCGGCTGGAGAAGGCGGGGCTCACGCCGCGCGTCCTCGACGGCGGAACCGGCCTCGTCTGCGACATCGGTGAGACCGGGGAACGGGCCGGCGGCCCGATCCTCGCCCTGCGCGCCGACATCGACGCGCTGCCCATCCCGGACACCAAGGCCGACTGCGCCTACCGCTCCACCGTCCCCGACCGCGCCCACGCCTGCGGCCACGACGTGCACACCACCGTCGTCCTCGGCACCGCGCTCGTCCTCGCCGAGCTGCACCGCGAGGGCCGGCTGCCGCGCGGTGTGCGGATGATCTTCCAGCCCGCAGAGGAGGTGCTGCCCGGCGGGGCCTCCGACGTCATCGCCTCCGGCGCCCTCGACGGCGTCGGCCGCATCATCGCCGTGCACTGCGACCCCAAGGTCGACGCCGGCCGCATCGGCCTGCGCTACGGCGCCATCACCTCCGCCTGCGACCGCGTCGAGATCGCCCTCGACGGCCCCGGCGGCCACACCGCGCGCCCCCACCAGACCACGGACCTCGTCACCGCCGCCGCCCGCGTCGCCCTCGACGTGCCCGCGCTGGTGCGCAACCGGGTCGACGCCCGCAGCGGGCTCTCCGTCACCTGGGGCCGCATCGAGTCCGGCCACGCCCCCAACGTCATCCCCCAGCACGCCGAGCTCTCCGGGACCGTACGGTGCCTGGACCTCGACGCCTGGCGGATCGCGCCCGACGTCGTGCACGCGGCGGTCGACGAGATCGCGGGCATGTACCGCGCCAAGTCCGAGATCAACTACATCCGGGGCGTCCCGCCGGTCGTCAACGACCCCGTCGTCGCCGAACTGCTGCGCGACGCGATGACCGCGCGGCGCGGCGGCGACTCCGTCGAGGACACCCCGCAGAGCCTCGGCGGCGAGGACTTCTCCTGGTACCTGGAGCACGTGCCGGGCGCGATGGCCCGCCTCGGCGTGCGCCGGCCCGGCGACCTGACCGTCCGCGACCTGCACCAGGGCGACTTCGACGCGGACGAGCAGGCCATCACCGTCGGCGTCGAGATGTTCACCGCGGCGGCGCTGCTGCACCCGGACCACTGA
- a CDS encoding ABC transporter permease, translating into MSTATLTKPQAKRPGRSGRRMSLPVLLLVIAGVLVLTSVVRLITGANGITSTGQMSTALRLAVPIGLAGLGGLWAERAGVVNIGLEGMMILGTWFGAWAGYQWGPWTGVVFGIIGGVLGGILHAIATVTFNVNHIVSGVAINILALGTTRYLSKFTFEGVPQGSSKQSPPIDSLGTFDIPGLSSGLDTLNGKHWFLVSDLAGLIGGLITDLSPLTVIAVALVPLSWWVLWRTSFGLRLRSCGENPVAAESLGVNVYKYKYLAVLISGGFAGLGGAFLSIVASNVYLDGQTAGRGYIGLAAMIFGNWMPGGLALGAGLFGYTDSLNLRGGTTNVHALILLLAILLVFGAAYLVWKKRHVPAVVTAIVAVLMFLWYVSTDDVPRQVVTATPYVVTLLVLSLSAQHLRMPKADGLPYRKGQGK; encoded by the coding sequence ATGAGCACCGCGACCCTCACCAAGCCGCAGGCCAAGCGGCCCGGCCGGAGCGGCCGCCGGATGTCGCTCCCGGTGCTCCTGCTGGTCATCGCGGGCGTGCTGGTCCTCACCTCCGTCGTCCGGCTGATCACCGGCGCGAACGGCATCACCTCCACCGGACAGATGTCCACCGCGCTGCGGCTCGCCGTCCCGATCGGCCTCGCCGGTCTCGGCGGTCTGTGGGCCGAGCGCGCGGGCGTGGTCAACATCGGCCTCGAGGGCATGATGATCCTCGGCACCTGGTTCGGCGCCTGGGCCGGCTACCAGTGGGGTCCGTGGACCGGCGTCGTCTTCGGCATCATCGGCGGCGTCCTCGGCGGCATCCTGCACGCGATCGCCACCGTCACCTTCAACGTGAACCACATCGTCTCCGGTGTGGCGATCAACATTCTGGCGCTCGGCACCACCCGCTATCTGTCGAAGTTCACCTTCGAGGGCGTCCCGCAGGGCTCCTCCAAGCAGTCCCCGCCGATCGACTCGCTGGGCACCTTCGACATCCCCGGTCTCTCCAGCGGCCTGGACACCCTCAACGGCAAGCACTGGTTCCTGGTCTCGGACCTCGCCGGCCTGATCGGCGGTCTGATCACCGACCTGTCACCGCTGACCGTGATCGCCGTGGCGCTGGTGCCGCTGTCCTGGTGGGTGCTGTGGCGGACCTCCTTCGGGCTGCGGCTGCGCTCCTGCGGCGAGAACCCGGTGGCCGCCGAGTCCCTCGGCGTCAACGTCTACAAGTACAAGTACCTCGCCGTGCTGATCTCCGGCGGGTTCGCCGGGCTCGGCGGCGCGTTCCTGTCGATCGTCGCGTCCAACGTGTACCTGGACGGCCAGACCGCGGGGCGCGGCTACATCGGTCTCGCCGCGATGATCTTCGGCAACTGGATGCCGGGCGGTCTCGCCCTCGGCGCGGGTCTGTTCGGCTACACCGACAGCCTCAACCTGCGCGGCGGCACGACCAACGTGCACGCGCTGATCCTGCTGCTCGCGATCCTGCTGGTGTTCGGGGCGGCGTACCTGGTGTGGAAGAAGCGGCACGTGCCGGCCGTGGTCACCGCGATCGTCGCCGTCCTGATGTTCCTCTGGTACGTCTCCACGGACGACGTCCCGCGCCAGGTCGTCACCGCGACCCCGTACGTCGTCACCCTGCTCGTCCTCTCGCTCTCCGCGCAGCACCTGCGGATGCCGAAGGCGGACGGTCTGCCCTACCGCAAGGGGCAGGGCAAGTGA
- a CDS encoding cytidine deaminase, which yields MSDVDWESLREAARAAMSRAYAPYSGYPVGVAALVDDGRTVTGCNVENASYGLGLCAECGLVSELRNSGGGRLTHFVCVDGRGESLVPCGRCRQLLYEFGGPDMLLETPAGIVPLSEMLPQAFGPDHLVG from the coding sequence GTGTCCGACGTCGACTGGGAGTCCCTGCGGGAGGCGGCGCGCGCGGCGATGTCGCGCGCCTACGCCCCCTACTCGGGCTACCCGGTCGGCGTCGCCGCCCTCGTCGACGACGGGCGCACCGTCACCGGCTGCAATGTGGAGAACGCCTCCTACGGGCTCGGGCTGTGCGCCGAGTGCGGGCTCGTCTCCGAGCTGCGCAACAGCGGGGGCGGGCGGCTGACGCACTTCGTGTGCGTGGACGGGCGGGGCGAGAGCCTGGTCCCGTGCGGCCGCTGCCGGCAACTCCTGTACGAGTTCGGCGGGCCGGACATGCTCCTGGAGACCCCGGCGGGCATCGTCCCGCTGTCCGAGATGCTGCCGCAGGCGTTCGGCCCGGACCATCTGGTCGGCTGA
- a CDS encoding BMP family lipoprotein, with the protein MSPRTRFSRAAVAVAVVALAAAGCGKSSSEANSSDNGSDKSSSGGYSGKGIGLAYDIGGKGDQSFNDAAYAGFAKAEKEFKIGGRDIEPQDGESDADKIQRLTTLAKAGYNPIIGVGYSYAPAVKEVAAHYPKVTFGMIDDETIKAKNVVDLVFSAEQSSYLAGVAAAKASKKDHIGFIGGVDIPLIHTFEAGFDQGAKSVNPKIKIESQYLTETAAEGGFSSPDKGQSAADGQLDAGADVIYHAAGLSGQGVIKSAATHKAWAIGVDSDQYKQSALAKYKDHILGSALKNVGGAVYDLVKSVHEGKPLSGVVVGDLKSGGVGFADSNPKYRAMKDVVAAVEQAKQDVIDGKVTVATK; encoded by the coding sequence ATCTCCCCCAGAACCAGGTTCTCCCGCGCGGCGGTGGCCGTCGCCGTCGTCGCCCTCGCCGCCGCCGGGTGCGGCAAGTCCAGCAGCGAGGCCAACAGCTCCGACAACGGCTCGGACAAGAGTTCCTCCGGCGGCTACTCCGGCAAGGGCATCGGCCTGGCGTACGACATCGGCGGCAAGGGCGACCAGTCCTTCAACGACGCCGCGTACGCCGGTTTCGCCAAGGCGGAGAAGGAGTTCAAGATCGGCGGGCGGGACATCGAGCCGCAGGACGGCGAGTCCGACGCCGACAAGATCCAGCGCCTGACCACGCTCGCCAAGGCCGGCTACAACCCGATCATCGGCGTCGGCTACTCCTACGCCCCCGCGGTCAAGGAGGTCGCCGCGCACTACCCGAAGGTCACCTTCGGCATGATCGACGACGAGACGATCAAGGCGAAGAACGTCGTCGACCTGGTCTTCAGCGCCGAGCAGTCCTCCTACCTCGCCGGTGTCGCGGCGGCCAAGGCCAGCAAGAAGGACCACATCGGCTTCATCGGCGGCGTCGACATCCCGCTCATCCACACGTTCGAGGCCGGCTTCGACCAGGGCGCGAAGTCCGTCAACCCGAAGATCAAGATCGAGTCGCAGTACCTCACGGAGACCGCGGCCGAGGGGGGCTTCTCCAGCCCCGACAAGGGCCAGAGCGCGGCGGACGGCCAGCTCGACGCGGGCGCGGACGTCATCTACCACGCGGCCGGCCTCTCCGGGCAGGGCGTGATCAAGTCCGCCGCCACCCACAAGGCGTGGGCGATCGGCGTCGACTCCGACCAGTACAAGCAGTCGGCCCTGGCCAAGTACAAGGACCACATCCTCGGCTCCGCGCTGAAGAACGTCGGCGGCGCGGTCTACGACCTGGTCAAGTCCGTCCACGAGGGCAAGCCCCTGAGCGGCGTGGTCGTCGGCGACCTCAAGTCCGGCGGCGTCGGCTTCGCGGACTCCAACCCGAAGTACCGCGCGATGAAGGACGTGGTCGCGGCGGTGGAGCAGGCGAAGCAGGACGTGATCGACGGCAAGGTCACGGTGGCGACGAAGTAG
- a CDS encoding ATP-binding protein: MVTVAPPRTWMYALRLPHDPRAAGVARMTVRAALNGHGRRDALEVVELLTSELVTNAYRHTAGPASLRLSALDDGRLRVGVWDADPHVPAPFDRPPGERCALPEVGGEGGRGLFLVQAYADSWGGWPLGDGLPGRGAGKLLWFEVRAGA; the protein is encoded by the coding sequence ATGGTCACCGTAGCCCCGCCCCGCACCTGGATGTACGCCCTTCGGCTGCCGCACGACCCGCGGGCGGCGGGTGTCGCACGTATGACCGTGCGGGCTGCCCTGAACGGGCACGGCAGGCGTGACGCGCTGGAGGTCGTCGAGCTGCTGACCTCGGAGCTGGTCACCAACGCCTACCGGCACACCGCCGGGCCCGCATCCCTGCGGCTGAGCGCGCTCGACGACGGCCGGCTGCGGGTGGGGGTGTGGGACGCCGACCCGCACGTGCCCGCGCCGTTCGACCGGCCTCCCGGAGAGCGGTGTGCCTTGCCGGAGGTCGGCGGGGAGGGCGGGCGCGGGTTGTTCCTCGTACAGGCGTACGCCGACTCGTGGGGCGGGTGGCCGCTCGGGGACGGCCTGCCGGGGCGCGGCGCGGGCAAGCTGCTGTGGTTCGAGGTGCGAGCCGGGGCGTGA